Proteins co-encoded in one Candidatus Eisenbacteria bacterium genomic window:
- a CDS encoding GHMP kinase has translation MLIARAPLRVSFAGGGTDLEAYYSRFGGAVVSATINKYFYVFLSRTIDDMVQITSSEFRTFERVDAEEGDSGEGDLAYLKSILSEFGIARGLCVFTASEVPPGTGLGSSSTVAVALVKALATLCQRRASKQEIAELASYIEIVKEGRPIGLQDQFAASFGGLNWIEFRPEGTSVSPIQLSLELRDQLERSLMLFYTGASRNAATILDSQKRSSSDRSSSVTKSLHGIKGDAFAMREALETGRMREIGEILHRSWQRKRLLATGVSNDRLDRLYQTALDAGASGGKITGAGGGGFLLLYCEPENQGRVTSALRGFGVARMAFHLDDGGAQVLVNSVPHVPGLSYPEGKWIGTGAASV, from the coding sequence ATGCTGATTGCGCGCGCCCCGCTCCGAGTCTCGTTCGCCGGTGGCGGCACGGATCTGGAGGCGTATTACTCCCGCTTCGGGGGCGCGGTCGTAAGCGCCACAATTAATAAGTACTTCTACGTATTTCTGAGCCGAACGATCGATGACATGGTACAAATCACTTCTTCCGAGTTTCGTACCTTCGAACGTGTGGACGCGGAGGAAGGGGACTCCGGCGAAGGAGACCTAGCGTATCTCAAATCCATCCTGAGTGAGTTCGGGATCGCGCGGGGACTTTGCGTCTTCACCGCCAGCGAGGTTCCCCCTGGAACGGGACTCGGCAGTTCCAGTACTGTGGCGGTCGCGCTCGTCAAAGCCTTGGCCACCCTTTGCCAAAGGCGTGCGAGCAAGCAGGAAATTGCCGAACTGGCTTCCTACATCGAAATCGTCAAGGAGGGGCGGCCGATCGGGCTCCAGGATCAATTCGCGGCCTCATTCGGAGGTCTCAACTGGATCGAGTTCCGGCCGGAGGGGACCTCGGTGTCCCCCATCCAGCTGTCGCTCGAGCTCCGCGATCAGTTGGAGCGCAGCCTGATGCTCTTCTACACGGGCGCGTCTCGAAACGCCGCAACCATCCTGGATTCGCAGAAGCGTTCCTCCTCCGACCGCAGCTCATCCGTGACCAAAAGCCTTCACGGAATCAAGGGGGACGCGTTCGCGATGCGCGAGGCGCTCGAAACCGGCAGGATGCGTGAAATCGGCGAGATCCTCCACCGATCCTGGCAGCGTAAGAGGCTGCTGGCGACCGGTGTCAGCAACGACCGCCTCGATCGGCTCTATCAGACCGCGCTCGACGCGGGCGCGAGTGGGGGCAAGATCACAGGAGCGGGTGGAGGCGGCTTCCTGCTCCTCTACTGCGAACCCGAAAATCAGGGGCGCGTCACGAGTGCTCTCCGGGGTTTCGGGGTCGCGCGAATGGCGTTCCATCTCGATGACGGCGGCGCTCAGGTGCTGGTGAATTCGGTGCCGCACGTTCCGGGCCTCTCCTACCCTGAGGGAAAATGGATCGGGACTGGCGCCGCCTCCGTTTAG
- a CDS encoding SIS domain-containing protein yields MMYDEVKEWLAGARRAIEAVDVAAVARAGEALADVRFRGGTIFAAGNGGSASTANHFACDLQKATRVEGRGTRAISLSDNAALLTAWGNDLSFDSVFAEQLRLMAARGDALVLFSVSGSSPNLIEALSVAREMNLITVALLGRDGGRAALIVDHAVIVESDDYGWVESAHLVLEHVLTCYVRRAMRERLVTNGAVEEVVR; encoded by the coding sequence ATGATGTACGACGAGGTGAAGGAGTGGCTGGCCGGTGCACGCAGAGCGATCGAGGCGGTGGATGTGGCAGCCGTGGCTCGGGCCGGTGAGGCTCTGGCCGACGTGCGGTTCCGCGGCGGGACGATATTCGCAGCCGGGAACGGAGGGAGCGCAAGCACCGCGAATCATTTCGCGTGCGACCTCCAGAAAGCGACGAGGGTCGAGGGTCGGGGCACCCGCGCGATCTCTCTCAGCGACAACGCGGCCCTGCTCACCGCCTGGGGGAACGATCTCTCGTTTGACAGCGTGTTCGCCGAACAGCTGCGCCTGATGGCGGCGCGAGGCGACGCGCTCGTCCTGTTCTCCGTCAGTGGATCGTCGCCGAATCTCATCGAGGCGCTGTCGGTGGCGAGAGAAATGAATCTCATCACCGTGGCCCTCCTGGGACGGGACGGCGGACGCGCCGCGCTCATCGTGGATCACGCCGTGATCGTTGAGAGCGATGACTATGGCTGGGTCGAATCGGCCCACTTGGTTCTGGAGCATGTCCTCACCTGCTATGTCCGGCGCGCGATGAGAGAGCGTCTCGTGACAAACGGAGCGGTGGAGGAAGTCGTCCGTTGA
- a CDS encoding sugar transferase, producing MAAGIRAQLLLKRCLDVTGATLGLALLSPVFATIAVVVRLSSGNPILYRWKVVGVRGRPFTGYKFRTMIPEADAHRAGLESRNEMTSPVFKIRHDPRVTSVGRWLRRFSLDELPQLWSVLKGDMSLVGPRPPLQEEWSRFEAWQRRKLSVKPGITCLWQISGRSDIRDFTEWVRLDIDYIERWTLWLDLKILLATIGAIVRSRGAY from the coding sequence ATGGCCGCCGGCATCCGCGCCCAACTCCTCCTGAAGCGGTGCCTCGACGTTACAGGAGCGACACTGGGGCTTGCTCTTCTGAGCCCGGTGTTCGCTACGATCGCCGTTGTGGTCCGACTCAGTTCGGGGAATCCGATCCTCTACCGGTGGAAGGTCGTGGGAGTCCGGGGCCGCCCCTTCACCGGGTACAAGTTCCGCACCATGATTCCCGAAGCCGATGCGCACCGGGCAGGTTTGGAGTCGAGGAACGAGATGACATCGCCGGTGTTCAAGATCCGTCATGATCCGCGCGTGACCAGTGTCGGACGGTGGCTGCGCCGTTTCAGCCTCGACGAGCTGCCCCAGCTCTGGAGCGTTCTCAAGGGAGATATGAGCCTCGTGGGTCCGCGCCCCCCGTTGCAGGAAGAGTGGAGCCGATTCGAAGCGTGGCAACGTCGCAAGCTGTCCGTCAAACCCGGGATCACCTGCCTGTGGCAGATTTCCGGCCGATCGGACATCCGGGATTTCACCGAATGGGTCCGTCTCGACATCGACTACATCGAACGCTGGACGCTCTGGCTCGATCTGAAGATCCTGCTCGCGACGATCGGGGCGATCGTCCGCTCGAGAGGAGCCTATTAG
- a CDS encoding NAD-dependent epimerase/dehydratase family protein, whose product MSRALVTGGAGFIGSHVVDALLARGIEVRILDLLTPPVHNGRVPEYVPADAEFIRADVRDPECMRRALRGVQYVFHMAAYQDYLPDFSTFFTTNAASTALLYELIVSESRNVDLVVVASSQAVYGEGRHRCAGDGDVYPGPRSEEQLTHGEWDHACPRCRRPLEVAWTDETVMNPHNPYGLSKRDQDEIAVKLGARYKIPSVAFRYSIVQGPRQSFRNAYSGALRNFTAQLGSGIQPVIYEDGNQLRDYVGIRDVVRATLLPLERAGMHGGSFNVGGDRSISVLDLAKLVGHAAGMDCEPRITGLYRVGDTRHIRSDISRLKSHGWAPAESLADVVRGYVAWATAHPEFHNAAAAAQERMRSLGVLREATTPLSSK is encoded by the coding sequence ATGTCGAGGGCGCTGGTCACCGGCGGCGCTGGATTCATCGGTTCCCATGTGGTCGACGCGCTGCTCGCGCGCGGCATCGAGGTCCGGATCCTCGATCTCCTGACGCCTCCGGTCCACAACGGCCGTGTCCCCGAGTACGTTCCCGCCGATGCGGAATTCATCCGCGCCGACGTTCGCGATCCGGAATGCATGCGGAGAGCGCTCCGAGGAGTGCAGTACGTGTTTCACATGGCGGCGTATCAGGACTACCTCCCCGATTTCAGCACGTTCTTCACGACGAACGCGGCCTCCACGGCTCTCCTCTACGAGCTGATCGTTTCCGAGTCTCGAAACGTGGACTTGGTCGTGGTCGCTTCCTCCCAGGCGGTCTACGGCGAGGGTCGGCACCGATGCGCTGGCGATGGGGACGTCTATCCCGGTCCGCGCTCTGAAGAGCAGCTAACACATGGCGAATGGGATCACGCGTGTCCGCGGTGCAGACGTCCGCTGGAGGTCGCATGGACGGACGAAACAGTGATGAACCCGCATAATCCGTACGGTCTATCCAAGCGGGATCAGGACGAAATCGCCGTGAAGCTCGGTGCGCGCTACAAGATCCCCAGCGTCGCATTCCGGTACTCGATCGTTCAAGGACCGCGGCAATCCTTCCGGAACGCGTACTCAGGGGCCCTGCGCAATTTCACCGCGCAGCTCGGCTCCGGGATTCAGCCGGTAATTTACGAGGACGGGAATCAGCTGCGGGACTACGTCGGCATCCGCGACGTCGTTCGCGCGACGCTCCTCCCCCTGGAGAGGGCAGGAATGCACGGCGGCTCCTTCAATGTCGGGGGAGATCGCTCGATTTCGGTGCTCGACCTGGCGAAGCTGGTCGGGCATGCCGCCGGCATGGACTGCGAACCGCGAATCACTGGCCTCTATCGAGTGGGGGACACGAGGCACATCCGCTCCGACATTTCCCGGCTCAAGAGCCACGGGTGGGCGCCTGCCGAGAGCCTCGCGGATGTAGTGCGGGGATATGTCGCCTGGGCCACCGCGCATCCGGAGTTTCACAACGCCGCCGCCGCGGCCCAGGAAAGGATGAGGAGCTTGGGGGTCCTGAGGGAGGCGACGACTCCCCTCAGCTCGAAGTGA
- a CDS encoding capsule assembly Wzi family protein, which yields MRPPSGKARWHRERVLVPIAALACSVWALCSIPRPALAVYDPLEEIPVESPIYSDLESLALRFGAPGFFVSRRPWTRGEALEYLSDLRLRKGGAEGDPSFLRIEREVSPNAPGARPPGWTLNDEDRRLEVSPYAVALYQEDPSRRPTVNRDYRLGAQASARAATRLLIFGDMYAGTASQGGHGTPNFGTKFAIAEGVDFNAWLDRAYLALEGADAPHRIRATLAHSWVRWGPGATGTLGVSDAAPALDRLGFDIGILRGLEISWFVSSLDPVEQLYYAASRMSIRLGEGLELGVAEEARFDGTDQLFYYLIPAFPYTFIEKRVDAFTAATDTTNKFKKNNVMASVDFSWSVTRGFRWYGEFLLDDYSIASTFKPKQIGWQTGLHAARALNGHRIASVRAEYTRIYDFVYTVWHGHDFEFAGRPLGYVLGPDAEQAWTEARLDWSVPWTATIHAARVRKGEGSIGQPWDPALGKVDNVPLSGVVERTWSASAGIAFRPSAGLSLEGRVGYSDISNAEHAPGADRQHVTGSIDVQARW from the coding sequence ATGCGGCCACCTTCAGGGAAGGCGCGGTGGCACCGGGAGCGAGTGCTCGTCCCCATCGCCGCGCTGGCGTGCTCCGTTTGGGCGCTTTGCTCCATCCCACGGCCCGCACTCGCCGTATACGACCCGCTTGAGGAAATCCCCGTCGAAAGCCCGATCTACTCCGACCTCGAGTCCTTGGCGCTCCGCTTCGGAGCGCCAGGGTTTTTCGTCAGCCGGCGGCCGTGGACTCGCGGGGAAGCGCTCGAGTACCTGAGCGATTTACGGCTGCGCAAGGGCGGCGCCGAAGGAGACCCTTCTTTCTTGCGCATCGAGCGCGAAGTATCTCCGAATGCCCCAGGGGCCAGGCCCCCAGGGTGGACGTTGAACGATGAGGATCGTCGGCTCGAGGTATCACCCTACGCGGTGGCGCTCTACCAGGAGGACCCGTCCCGCCGGCCCACCGTGAATCGCGACTATCGACTCGGAGCTCAGGCGAGCGCGCGCGCGGCCACCCGCTTGTTGATCTTCGGCGATATGTATGCCGGTACCGCCTCGCAAGGAGGCCACGGCACACCCAACTTCGGAACCAAGTTCGCGATCGCCGAGGGAGTGGATTTCAACGCCTGGCTCGACCGCGCCTACCTCGCGCTGGAAGGCGCCGACGCGCCGCATCGCATACGTGCGACGCTCGCCCACTCCTGGGTCCGATGGGGACCAGGCGCCACCGGGACGCTGGGCGTTTCGGATGCCGCGCCGGCGCTCGACCGGCTCGGGTTCGACATCGGCATCTTGCGCGGCCTGGAAATCTCCTGGTTCGTCTCGAGTCTGGACCCTGTCGAGCAGCTCTACTATGCCGCGTCCCGTATGAGTATCCGACTCGGTGAAGGCTTGGAGCTCGGAGTGGCCGAGGAGGCGCGCTTCGACGGCACCGATCAACTTTTCTATTATCTCATCCCCGCCTTCCCATACACCTTCATCGAAAAGCGCGTGGACGCGTTCACGGCAGCCACGGATACGACGAACAAATTCAAGAAGAACAACGTCATGGCGTCGGTTGACTTCAGCTGGAGCGTGACGCGCGGTTTCCGCTGGTACGGTGAGTTCCTACTCGACGATTACTCGATAGCGTCGACGTTCAAGCCCAAGCAGATCGGATGGCAAACCGGTCTCCACGCGGCGCGGGCTCTGAATGGCCACCGGATCGCGTCCGTCCGGGCGGAGTACACGCGGATCTACGACTTCGTGTACACGGTCTGGCACGGCCACGACTTCGAGTTCGCGGGACGCCCACTCGGGTATGTGCTCGGGCCGGATGCCGAGCAGGCGTGGACGGAAGCTCGGTTGGATTGGAGTGTGCCCTGGACTGCGACGATTCACGCAGCGCGCGTTCGAAAGGGGGAGGGGTCGATCGGGCAGCCTTGGGATCCCGCTTTGGGAAAGGTCGACAACGTGCCTCTTTCGGGCGTCGTCGAGCGCACGTGGAGCGCCAGCGCGGGGATAGCATTTCGGCCATCGGCCGGCCTGTCCCTGGAGGGGCGTGTCGGATACTCGGACATAAGCAACGCCGAGCATGCTCCAGGAGCCGACCGCCAACACGTCACCGGCTCGATCGACGTACAGGCCCGGTGGTAG
- a CDS encoding RNA polymerase sigma factor, whose amino-acid sequence MTSSIRDRTQTAAPSVVVLEAVRRREPQALAAFFEQHFDHVYGLVYRLLGDRHWAEDATQEVFLKLHRAAHTLDPDRDPGAWVTTIAYNVCRDLWRSGAYRLSRQSISIDDPDHGDGAIPSNREDPEGELIAAEREKLVQDAIGRLPESLRAAVVLREYQGFSYEEIASVTGTTPVAARKRYSRALAELGKLLESTIK is encoded by the coding sequence GTGACAAGCAGCATTCGCGATCGGACACAGACGGCGGCCCCGTCCGTAGTGGTATTAGAGGCGGTCCGACGGCGTGAGCCGCAAGCGCTTGCCGCGTTCTTCGAGCAGCATTTCGATCACGTCTACGGCCTTGTGTACCGATTGCTCGGCGACAGGCACTGGGCAGAGGACGCGACCCAGGAGGTCTTTCTCAAGCTCCACCGAGCGGCTCATACCCTGGATCCGGATCGCGATCCCGGGGCGTGGGTCACGACGATCGCTTACAACGTATGCCGCGACCTGTGGAGATCGGGCGCGTACCGGCTCTCGCGGCAATCGATATCGATCGATGATCCGGACCACGGGGACGGAGCCATTCCCTCGAATCGGGAGGACCCCGAAGGCGAGCTGATCGCCGCGGAGCGCGAGAAGCTCGTGCAGGATGCGATCGGCAGATTACCGGAATCGCTCCGGGCCGCCGTGGTATTGCGCGAGTATCAAGGGTTCAGCTACGAGGAGATCGCATCGGTGACAGGTACGACCCCGGTTGCCGCGCGCAAGCGCTACTCCCGCGCCTTGGCGGAGCTGGGAAAGCTGCTGGAGAGCACGATCAAGTGA
- the bamD gene encoding outer membrane protein assembly factor BamD: MSPDGVESHRIEGFLPAEDLLAQLELGLGKVWFKQEKYAVAEKHFRAAAQEYPSTEAAPEAVYWAGVSAYKASNDPKKLKETHQLLQSRYPSSQWTRKAMVWAG, from the coding sequence ATGAGCCCGGATGGGGTCGAAAGCCATAGGATCGAGGGTTTCCTGCCCGCGGAGGACTTACTCGCCCAGCTCGAGCTGGGGCTCGGGAAAGTATGGTTCAAGCAGGAGAAGTACGCCGTGGCGGAGAAGCACTTCCGGGCGGCCGCCCAAGAGTATCCTTCAACCGAAGCCGCCCCGGAAGCTGTCTATTGGGCCGGGGTCTCAGCCTATAAAGCATCGAACGATCCCAAGAAACTGAAGGAGACGCATCAGCTCTTGCAAAGCAGGTATCCCTCGAGCCAGTGGACCCGCAAGGCGATGGTCTGGGCGGGTTAG
- a CDS encoding CHAD domain-containing protein — MPGRAGLQERRGRARELPRLSGAGPRNVGMADPARSAPRNRRHVRPAAIERARLRLEPGGALERAPRLDESAFSLYQGDRLADVALKSIGRQLARLFWHEAGARLGVNPEHVHDMRVATRRLRTALRVFAAAIPRETRQEWRQELRWIGRALGSVRDCDVELDRVRRMAADAPEPERAALFVFTSLLEIKRARKRVTLLERLDSPRFSRFRRHAQPWIELRRVTPDTRAARAPAYIAGPRVVAVWDRRMLEACDEAKRKTTAENVHALRIAIKGARYAVEYFVELEGPGARRRAKHLGRLQNMLGARQDAAVLLRHMRRYARTIPSRDGELSLGARIAIRKISRAARVRKSEWREVLELGSGAERA, encoded by the coding sequence ATGCCAGGCAGGGCTGGTCTACAAGAAAGGCGGGGCCGCGCTCGTGAGCTTCCCCGACTCTCCGGGGCCGGGCCGCGGAACGTTGGAATGGCTGATCCAGCCCGGAGCGCTCCGCGAAATCGCCGCCACGTGAGGCCCGCCGCGATCGAGCGCGCCCGTCTCCGCCTGGAGCCCGGCGGGGCGCTTGAGCGCGCTCCCCGGCTCGATGAGAGCGCGTTCTCTCTTTACCAGGGCGACCGTTTGGCCGACGTGGCGTTGAAGAGCATCGGCCGGCAGCTCGCACGCCTGTTCTGGCATGAGGCCGGGGCGCGGCTCGGAGTCAATCCCGAGCACGTCCACGACATGCGCGTCGCGACGCGGCGGCTCAGGACGGCGCTCCGGGTCTTCGCCGCGGCAATTCCCCGAGAAACTCGACAGGAATGGCGCCAGGAGCTTCGATGGATCGGACGGGCGCTCGGAAGCGTTCGCGATTGCGATGTCGAGCTGGATCGGGTGAGACGGATGGCGGCAGATGCCCCGGAGCCGGAGCGGGCGGCGCTCTTCGTTTTCACGAGTCTGCTCGAGATCAAGCGCGCGCGCAAACGTGTGACCCTGCTCGAGAGGCTCGACTCACCGAGGTTCTCGAGATTCCGAAGACACGCGCAACCGTGGATCGAGTTGCGGCGGGTGACCCCGGACACGCGGGCCGCGAGGGCGCCCGCCTACATCGCGGGGCCCAGGGTCGTGGCGGTGTGGGATCGGCGAATGCTCGAAGCCTGCGATGAGGCGAAGCGGAAGACCACGGCGGAAAACGTCCATGCGCTGCGGATCGCGATCAAGGGTGCCCGCTATGCCGTGGAATACTTCGTGGAGCTGGAGGGTCCGGGCGCCCGGCGCCGCGCGAAGCACTTGGGAAGGCTCCAGAATATGCTGGGCGCGCGACAGGACGCCGCGGTCCTGCTCCGCCACATGCGACGCTATGCGCGGACGATTCCCTCGCGCGACGGGGAGCTCAGCCTGGGCGCGCGGATCGCGATCCGGAAGATCTCGCGGGCCGCGCGCGTCAGGAAAAGCGAATGGCGTGAGGTGCTGGAGCTAGGTTCCGGCGCGGAGCGGGCCTAA
- the sixA gene encoding phosphohistidine phosphatase SixA, whose product MELLIVRHAIAVEHGDPAFKRDEDRPLTPEGMHKFRLAARGLKEFAPKPVRIVSSPLIRARQTAEILRDAVAPRTKIDLCEDLVPGGDFGRLLAYVQGLRAECAALVGHEPHLSGFTSYLLVGEKCQAGLVYKKGGAALVSFPDSPGPGRGTLEWLIQPGALREIAAT is encoded by the coding sequence ATGGAACTGCTCATCGTACGCCATGCCATCGCCGTCGAGCACGGCGATCCCGCCTTCAAGCGCGACGAGGACCGTCCGCTCACCCCCGAGGGAATGCACAAATTCCGCCTGGCGGCGCGCGGGCTCAAGGAATTCGCGCCGAAGCCCGTTCGCATCGTGTCGAGCCCCCTCATCCGTGCCCGGCAGACCGCCGAGATCCTGCGCGACGCCGTCGCCCCCAGGACGAAGATTGATCTCTGCGAGGATTTGGTGCCGGGCGGTGATTTCGGCCGCCTTCTCGCCTACGTCCAGGGGCTCCGCGCGGAGTGCGCGGCGCTCGTCGGGCACGAGCCGCATTTGAGCGGATTCACCTCCTATCTCCTGGTCGGCGAGAAATGCCAGGCAGGGCTGGTCTACAAGAAAGGCGGGGCCGCGCTCGTGAGCTTCCCCGACTCTCCGGGGCCGGGCCGCGGAACGTTGGAATGGCTGATCCAGCCCGGAGCGCTCCGCGAAATCGCCGCCACGTGA
- a CDS encoding Ppx/GppA family phosphatase yields MPTSKTRAFPIRCAGMDVGSNALRLAIAEFKSPTRYKILERRRVPVRLGESVFQTGRIAPETLEAALGAFRDFRRRMEDNGVVLHRAVATSATREAKNRAAFLERVHSQTGIDLDLIPGTEEARLVALGVRAKLSLARGTSLILDVGGGSSELALVERGQILLVESHDLGSVRLLERVGNAQGARFLRFLRETIHASRFPLLDSLRGSAVSKLIGTGGNIEALASLSANGPGRAGGRGASRDSGERRPVPLSLGRLRALLAALAELNAEERARKFDLRPDRADVIVPAGAIFEFVATRTRAREVIVPFTGLVDGVLLDLAREAGASGKKELETSQTLNAAQAVMRKYGSDARHPRHVAGLAVSLFDQLKPNHELGRRDRLLLEIAGLLHEIGNFISASGHHRHAYYIISETPILGLSDEELHIVACVARYHRKAPPDMSHPCFAELSERARERVRALAAILRLADALDHDHRQRIVAITATKHGSELMLQARTRGDVTLDEWSVGQKGDLFKEEFGLEPVLMTHG; encoded by the coding sequence ATGCCGACTTCCAAGACCCGGGCCTTCCCGATCCGCTGCGCCGGCATGGATGTCGGAAGCAACGCGCTGCGCCTCGCCATCGCCGAATTCAAGAGCCCGACCCGGTACAAGATCCTCGAAAGAAGGCGGGTACCGGTGCGGCTGGGGGAATCCGTGTTCCAAACGGGGCGGATCGCGCCGGAAACCCTCGAGGCGGCCCTCGGAGCGTTCCGGGACTTTCGGCGCCGCATGGAGGACAACGGCGTCGTGCTCCACCGCGCGGTCGCGACCAGCGCGACCCGCGAAGCGAAGAACCGCGCGGCGTTCCTGGAGCGCGTGCACAGCCAGACGGGGATCGATCTGGACTTGATCCCGGGAACGGAGGAGGCGCGCCTGGTCGCGCTCGGTGTCCGCGCCAAGCTATCCCTCGCGCGAGGGACCTCGCTCATACTGGACGTGGGTGGCGGGTCGAGCGAGCTGGCCCTCGTGGAGCGCGGCCAGATCCTCCTCGTGGAATCGCACGACCTGGGTTCGGTGCGATTGCTGGAACGGGTGGGGAATGCCCAGGGCGCTCGCTTCCTTCGCTTCTTGCGCGAGACGATCCACGCATCCCGATTTCCCCTTCTGGACTCGCTGCGCGGGAGCGCCGTGTCCAAGCTCATCGGAACCGGGGGAAATATCGAGGCGCTCGCCTCCCTGAGCGCGAACGGTCCGGGCCGGGCCGGGGGTCGGGGCGCTTCCCGCGATTCGGGCGAGCGAAGGCCTGTGCCGCTTTCCCTCGGGCGCCTGAGAGCGCTCCTCGCCGCCCTGGCGGAGCTCAACGCCGAGGAGCGGGCTCGGAAATTCGATCTTCGGCCCGACCGCGCCGACGTGATCGTGCCGGCGGGCGCCATCTTCGAGTTCGTCGCGACCCGCACGAGGGCTCGAGAGGTCATCGTGCCGTTCACGGGGTTGGTCGACGGGGTCCTTCTCGATTTGGCCCGGGAAGCCGGAGCGTCGGGAAAAAAGGAGCTCGAGACCTCGCAGACCCTGAACGCCGCGCAGGCCGTCATGCGCAAGTACGGGTCCGATGCCAGGCATCCCCGCCATGTGGCCGGCCTGGCGGTGTCGCTCTTCGATCAGCTCAAACCAAACCACGAGCTGGGCAGGCGCGACCGCCTCCTGCTCGAGATCGCGGGGCTTCTCCACGAAATCGGCAACTTCATCTCGGCGTCGGGGCACCACCGGCACGCGTACTATATCATCTCCGAAACGCCGATCCTGGGCCTGAGCGACGAGGAGCTTCACATCGTGGCGTGTGTCGCGCGGTACCACCGCAAGGCGCCTCCGGACATGAGCCACCCATGCTTCGCGGAGCTTTCGGAGCGTGCCCGCGAGCGGGTTCGCGCGTTGGCCGCGATCCTGCGATTGGCGGACGCGTTGGACCACGACCATCGTCAGCGAATCGTGGCCATCACCGCGACCAAGCACGGCTCGGAGCTGATGCTCCAGGCGCGCACGCGAGGGGACGTGACACTCGATGAATGGTCGGTCGGTCAGAAGGGGGACCTTTTCAAGGAGGAGTTCGGCCTGGAGCCCGTGCTGATGACGCATGGTTGA
- a CDS encoding HD domain-containing protein, whose amino-acid sequence MVDLAPAPPAAPGVTNAPPILSVIDVGASGVRMLLAELKADGSARILEDVQKPLALGRETFRTGTLSAASIQKAVNILRQYRAMMDGYGVTHTRAVATSAVRAALNRDTFVDRVFLATGIEVEVIEGSQETLLTFAAVQQALGAQPDFAREHSLMFELGAGATEWALMRDGEVAGSLTYDLGTLKMRELLRAESGDRRAMTRLIQHNVREMMHAVKRTLPFEKVANLIAIGPEARFAARALGGEGELAAVSAKDLRTLADRILTMTPAEVAASFSITSLEAESLAPAFLAYAELIRLNPVDRLLVARASIRDGLLLQMGKSIQSGSAVFFPEQTITAALNLARKYHADERHGLHTAALARAIFDATHAQHGMGEGERLLLQVASIVHDIGTYVAARGHHRHAYYLLINSEVFGLSRMDLEIVANVARYHRKGGPQSDHPAYAALPRGARLTVNRLSAILRVADALDKGHAQRIQNPKISIEDAELRIDVEGAEDVALERLTLDQKGALFEEVFGLKPVLRETA is encoded by the coding sequence ATGGTTGACCTCGCGCCGGCCCCGCCGGCCGCACCCGGTGTCACCAACGCGCCTCCCATCCTCTCCGTGATCGACGTGGGAGCGAGCGGCGTGCGGATGCTGCTCGCCGAGCTCAAGGCGGACGGATCCGCGCGCATCCTCGAGGACGTGCAGAAGCCGCTCGCGCTCGGCCGCGAGACGTTTCGCACCGGGACCCTGTCGGCGGCGAGCATCCAGAAGGCGGTCAACATCCTCCGCCAATATCGCGCCATGATGGACGGCTACGGCGTGACCCACACACGCGCGGTGGCGACGAGCGCCGTGCGCGCGGCCCTGAACCGCGACACGTTTGTCGACCGGGTATTTCTCGCGACGGGAATCGAGGTCGAGGTCATCGAGGGCTCTCAGGAGACCCTGCTCACGTTCGCGGCGGTGCAGCAGGCGCTCGGGGCGCAGCCCGACTTCGCCCGGGAGCATTCGTTGATGTTCGAGCTCGGCGCGGGCGCGACCGAATGGGCCCTCATGCGCGACGGGGAGGTGGCCGGTTCCCTCACGTACGATCTCGGCACGCTCAAGATGCGGGAGCTCCTCCGCGCGGAAAGTGGCGACCGGCGGGCCATGACGCGTCTCATCCAGCACAACGTTCGCGAGATGATGCACGCGGTGAAGCGGACCCTTCCCTTCGAGAAGGTGGCGAACCTGATCGCCATCGGCCCCGAGGCGCGCTTCGCGGCGCGCGCCCTCGGAGGGGAGGGGGAGCTTGCCGCGGTCTCGGCGAAGGATCTAAGAACCCTGGCGGACCGGATCCTCACGATGACCCCTGCCGAGGTCGCGGCATCCTTCTCCATCACCAGTCTCGAGGCCGAATCGCTGGCGCCGGCCTTCCTCGCCTACGCCGAGCTGATCCGCCTGAATCCCGTCGACCGGCTCCTCGTGGCGCGCGCGAGCATCCGCGACGGGCTCCTGCTACAGATGGGAAAGTCGATCCAGAGCGGCTCGGCCGTGTTTTTTCCCGAGCAGACGATCACGGCGGCCCTGAACCTCGCGCGCAAGTACCACGCGGACGAGCGCCACGGGCTCCACACGGCCGCGCTCGCGCGTGCCATATTCGACGCGACGCACGCGCAGCACGGGATGGGGGAAGGGGAGAGGCTGCTGCTCCAAGTCGCCTCGATCGTGCATGACATCGGAACCTACGTGGCCGCCCGCGGGCACCATCGCCACGCGTACTATCTCCTCATCAATTCCGAAGTGTTCGGTCTATCCAGGATGGACCTTGAGATCGTGGCCAACGTTGCCCGGTACCACCGCAAGGGCGGTCCGCAGTCCGATCATCCGGCGTATGCGGCGCTCCCGAGGGGGGCCCGACTCACCGTGAATCGGCTCTCGGCCATCCTCCGAGTCGCCGACGCTCTGGACAAGGGACATGCGCAGCGGATCCAGAATCCGAAGATCTCGATCGAAGACGCCGAGCTTCGGATCGACGTCGAGGGGGCCGAAGACGTGGCGCTCGAGCGGTTGACCCTCGATCAGAAGGGGGCCCTTTTCGAGGAAGTATTCGGGCTGAAACCGGTGTTGCGGGAGACCGCGTGA